A genomic region of Streptomyces sp. NBC_00247 contains the following coding sequences:
- a CDS encoding roadblock/LC7 domain-containing protein, producing MTRTTATLQDLDWLLDGLVDSVAETVNAVLLSDDGLVVSHSRTIDRSDAERLAAICTGQQSLARGVGQLFRGGTVHQVIVELADLWLFIITAGQGTHLAVVASQEVDAEVMSLAMHNLVQQVGQKLTAPVRGEFDAFGTGDGQRV from the coding sequence ATGACACGCACAACGGCCACGCTCCAGGATCTCGACTGGTTGCTCGACGGCTTGGTGGACTCGGTGGCCGAGACCGTCAACGCCGTGCTGCTGTCCGACGACGGACTGGTCGTGAGTCACTCCCGGACCATCGACCGGTCCGACGCCGAACGGCTCGCCGCGATCTGCACCGGGCAGCAGAGCCTCGCCCGGGGCGTCGGCCAGCTGTTCCGGGGCGGTACGGTCCACCAGGTCATCGTGGAGCTGGCCGACCTCTGGCTCTTCATCATCACCGCAGGTCAGGGCACCCACCTCGCCGTCGTCGCCTCCCAGGAGGTGGACGCCGAGGTGATGTCCCTGGCCATGCACAACCTGGTCCAGCAGGTCGGCCAGAAGCTCACCGCGCCCGTGCGCGGCGAGTTCGACGCCTTCGGCACCGGGGACGGGCAGCGGGTGTGA
- a CDS encoding nitrate- and nitrite sensing domain-containing protein, whose translation MSLRTALLILAIVPGVALAALWAVTSGQTLLDFQRQAAQGQLAQKAGQPSNIVYFNLQEERRLSAEALADPDASKEALKRQRKLTDKAIETFQSVSDISADSAPAKVREAVGKARESINQLPAQRTLVDQGDDEQQAVVYDYYTDLIDVDLQLFAALSQVDNGEVTTASAPLVDLFWVKEMASRSDALLARGWPDGKLSTADLAQLREEITGQSFEYSTKVLPNLPAEERAMWNKMAEGEAWKTKTKLEAQILAPRDADSKGYVRIVASQKSWRSTMDEVTPQLVALLQHRTELVVSIGKDSIVSLLVKMVITTVVGLLAVVAVILTTWRLTRNLRRRIKRLQDHAEELERTLPDVVERLGQGEKIDVEAEARAIESDRKDKSGDELTQLGAALNLARTSALAAAVKQADQHRGFERLLLRIARRTQQLIGQQLKKLDQLERKHEDPEVLDGLFDLDHLTARLRRYEENLVILAGGAPHRRWRKPVPLLDVMRSAQGEVQDYQRVVLDLDGTPWLSERAVGPVSHVLAELIENALTFSRPPSPVEVRAAKVSRGLAIEVEDRGLGMEEHQLAEANELMSRPPRMDVLAHSEDIRLGLHVISRLAHQHDLRVEFRSSAFGGTRVVVLVPDELTVAHPTGRPVAAVPAAAVPAPGPVREEAPASTGALPSRVQGRAMAGVTALVDHAARSQRSARPEPSEERPPAAADTDRPVVSGTYTVPENPYPAPAEPYGDEVYAETSYAPAQESFGTAEPSYGPPSDPYAPGDQGYASQEGPYMTAAGQYPVPDHGFPGQDGQAGGYPVPEPAYPEPYQEPSYREPAYQEPYREQPYPGGFPGPDADTSPYGNHAHGGERQPEVSGHPALPPGQDAPAPGSEPPLPRRVRQASLVDELRVDPAAGRQATAPRTPSWDENPLLRPAPRRAGAAIGAFQRRSREARSADGAPARATPPPSPLNPREERS comes from the coding sequence ATGTCGCTGCGGACAGCCCTGCTCATCCTGGCCATCGTTCCCGGCGTCGCCCTCGCGGCCCTCTGGGCGGTCACCAGCGGTCAGACCCTGCTCGACTTCCAGCGACAGGCAGCCCAGGGGCAGTTGGCCCAGAAGGCCGGCCAGCCGTCCAACATCGTGTACTTCAACCTGCAGGAGGAACGGCGGCTCAGCGCGGAAGCGCTGGCCGATCCCGATGCTTCGAAGGAGGCCCTCAAGCGCCAGCGCAAGCTCACCGACAAGGCGATCGAGACCTTCCAGTCGGTCTCCGACATCTCCGCCGACAGCGCCCCCGCCAAGGTGCGCGAGGCCGTCGGCAAGGCCCGCGAGTCGATCAACCAGCTGCCCGCACAACGGACGTTGGTCGACCAGGGCGACGACGAGCAGCAGGCGGTGGTCTACGACTACTACACCGACCTCATCGACGTCGACCTCCAGCTCTTCGCCGCCCTCAGCCAGGTGGACAACGGCGAGGTGACCACCGCGTCCGCACCGCTGGTCGACCTCTTCTGGGTCAAGGAGATGGCGTCCCGCTCGGACGCGCTGCTGGCCCGCGGCTGGCCCGACGGCAAGCTCAGCACCGCGGACCTCGCGCAGCTGCGCGAGGAGATCACGGGGCAGTCCTTCGAGTACTCCACGAAGGTGCTCCCCAACCTCCCCGCCGAAGAGCGGGCGATGTGGAACAAGATGGCCGAGGGCGAGGCCTGGAAGACGAAGACGAAGCTGGAGGCGCAGATCCTCGCGCCCCGCGACGCCGACTCCAAGGGGTACGTCAGGATCGTCGCCTCACAGAAGTCCTGGCGTTCGACGATGGACGAGGTCACGCCCCAGCTGGTGGCCCTGCTCCAGCACCGCACCGAACTGGTGGTCTCGATCGGCAAGGACAGCATCGTGTCCCTGCTGGTCAAGATGGTGATCACCACGGTGGTCGGCCTGCTCGCCGTGGTCGCGGTCATCCTCACCACCTGGCGCCTCACACGTAACCTGCGCCGCCGCATCAAGCGCCTCCAGGACCACGCGGAAGAGCTGGAACGCACCCTTCCGGACGTCGTCGAACGGCTCGGCCAGGGCGAGAAGATCGATGTCGAGGCCGAGGCCCGCGCCATCGAGTCCGATCGCAAGGACAAGTCCGGCGACGAGCTCACCCAGCTCGGCGCCGCGCTCAACCTCGCCCGCACCAGCGCGCTCGCCGCCGCCGTCAAGCAGGCCGACCAGCACCGCGGGTTCGAACGCCTCCTCCTCCGCATCGCCCGCCGCACCCAGCAGCTCATCGGCCAGCAGCTCAAGAAGCTGGACCAGCTGGAGCGCAAGCACGAGGACCCCGAGGTGCTCGACGGCCTCTTCGACCTGGACCACCTCACCGCGCGTCTGCGCCGGTACGAGGAGAACCTGGTCATCCTGGCCGGCGGCGCCCCGCACCGGCGCTGGCGCAAGCCCGTCCCGCTGCTGGACGTCATGCGTTCCGCCCAGGGCGAGGTGCAGGACTACCAGCGGGTGGTGCTCGACCTCGACGGGACGCCCTGGCTGTCCGAGCGGGCCGTCGGCCCCGTCTCGCACGTACTGGCCGAACTGATCGAGAACGCGCTGACGTTCTCCCGGCCGCCGAGCCCCGTGGAGGTCCGCGCCGCCAAGGTGAGCCGCGGTCTGGCCATCGAGGTCGAGGACCGCGGCCTCGGCATGGAGGAGCACCAACTGGCGGAAGCCAACGAGCTGATGAGCCGGCCGCCCCGGATGGACGTGCTCGCCCACTCCGAGGACATCCGGCTCGGCCTCCATGTGATCTCCCGTCTGGCCCACCAGCACGACCTGCGGGTGGAGTTCCGTTCGTCGGCGTTCGGCGGCACCCGTGTCGTCGTCCTCGTGCCCGACGAGCTCACGGTCGCGCACCCGACCGGGCGCCCGGTGGCCGCCGTACCCGCCGCGGCGGTTCCCGCGCCGGGGCCGGTGCGCGAGGAGGCCCCCGCCTCCACCGGCGCGCTGCCGTCCCGGGTCCAGGGCCGGGCGATGGCCGGGGTCACCGCACTGGTCGACCACGCCGCCCGCTCCCAGCGTTCCGCGCGGCCCGAGCCGTCCGAGGAGCGGCCCCCCGCCGCCGCGGACACGGACCGGCCGGTCGTCTCCGGTACGTACACGGTCCCGGAGAACCCGTACCCCGCCCCCGCGGAGCCGTACGGGGACGAGGTGTACGCCGAGACCTCCTACGCCCCCGCGCAGGAGTCGTTCGGCACCGCCGAGCCGTCCTACGGGCCCCCTTCGGACCCCTACGCGCCCGGCGACCAGGGCTACGCCTCCCAGGAGGGGCCGTACATGACGGCGGCCGGGCAGTACCCGGTGCCGGATCACGGCTTCCCGGGCCAGGACGGGCAGGCCGGTGGGTACCCGGTGCCGGAGCCCGCCTACCCGGAGCCCTACCAGGAGCCGTCGTACCGGGAACCGGCGTACCAGGAGCCCTACCGGGAACAGCCGTACCCCGGCGGTTTCCCTGGCCCCGACGCGGACACCTCGCCCTACGGGAACCACGCGCACGGCGGCGAGCGCCAGCCCGAGGTCTCCGGCCATCCCGCGCTCCCGCCCGGCCAGGACGCCCCGGCCCCCGGTTCGGAGCCCCCGCTCCCTCGCCGGGTCCGCCAGGCCAGCCTGGTCGACGAGCTCCGGGTCGATCCCGCGGCCGGCCGTCAGGCCACCGCCCCCAGGACCCCGAGCTGGGACGAGAACCCCCTGCTCAGGCCCGCTCCCCGGCGTGCCGGTGCTGCCATCGGAGCGTTCCAGCGGCGGTCGCGCGAGGCGCGCTCGGCCGACGGGGCGCCCGCGCGGGCGACCCCTCCCCCATCGCCCCTCAACCCGAGAGAAGAACGGTCATGA
- a CDS encoding DUF742 domain-containing protein, whose translation MTPYWDDDEIDADEDDGAGTMVRPYTITRGRTAPERDDFTLITVLTTVHEMRDEHGTPLRPGRLQPEHRMILDRCTHPAAVAEVSADLDLPISVTKILLADLVSQGLLLARAPLSVARASGGADMGMLAAVRDGLRRL comes from the coding sequence GTGACGCCCTACTGGGACGACGACGAGATCGACGCCGATGAGGACGACGGTGCGGGCACCATGGTGCGCCCGTACACGATCACCCGGGGCCGGACCGCTCCCGAGCGGGACGACTTCACTCTCATCACCGTGCTGACGACCGTGCACGAGATGCGCGACGAGCACGGCACACCGCTGCGGCCGGGCCGGCTCCAGCCGGAACACCGCATGATCCTCGACCGCTGCACCCACCCGGCAGCGGTCGCCGAGGTGTCCGCCGATCTCGACCTGCCGATCTCGGTGACCAAGATCCTGCTGGCGGACTTGGTCTCCCAGGGCCTGCTGCTGGCCCGCGCCCCGCTGTCGGTGGCACGGGCTTCCGGCGGGGCCGACATGGGCATGCTGGCCGCCGTACGTGACGGACTCCGGAGACTCTGA
- a CDS encoding GTP-binding protein — MTTPQTAPSAVKILIAGGFGVGKTTLVGAVSEVAPLRTEEFLTKASIGVDDLAGVGRKSTTTVALDFGRITVSPELVVYLFGTPGQERFWFMWNDLVNGALGGVVIADTRRLDTSFASIDFFESRDIPFVVAINCFHGHNTRSPEEIRAALDLDPHVPLLVGDVRERSFGRDVLLALVDHLMALPAAVG, encoded by the coding sequence ATGACAACCCCTCAAACGGCGCCCAGCGCCGTCAAGATACTCATCGCCGGTGGCTTCGGCGTCGGAAAGACCACCCTGGTGGGCGCGGTCAGCGAGGTCGCCCCGCTGCGCACCGAGGAGTTCCTGACCAAGGCCAGCATCGGCGTCGACGACCTGGCCGGTGTCGGCCGCAAGAGCACCACGACGGTCGCGCTGGACTTCGGCCGCATCACGGTCAGCCCGGAGCTGGTGGTCTACCTGTTCGGCACGCCCGGCCAGGAACGCTTCTGGTTCATGTGGAACGACCTGGTCAACGGGGCGCTCGGCGGTGTCGTCATCGCCGACACCCGCCGACTGGACACCAGTTTCGCCTCGATCGACTTCTTCGAGAGCCGGGACATCCCGTTCGTGGTGGCCATCAACTGCTTCCACGGGCACAACACCCGCAGCCCCGAGGAGATCCGCGCGGCGCTCGACCTGGACCCGCACGTCCCGCTCCTCGTCGGCGACGTGCGCGAGCGGTCCTTCGGCCGCGACGTGCTGCTGGCACTGGTCGACCATCTGATGGCCCTGCCGGCCGCGGTCGGATGA